The proteins below are encoded in one region of Bacillus vallismortis:
- the aroQ gene encoding type II 3-dehydroquinate dehydratase translates to MPHFLILNGPNVNRLGEREPEVFGRRTLTDIETDLFRFAEALHIQLTFFQSNHEGDLIDAIHEAAEQYDGIVLNSGALCHYSYAIRDAVSSIGLPVVEVHVSNLYAREEFRHQSVIAPVAKGQIVGLGAEGYKLAIRYLLSQQGGE, encoded by the coding sequence GTGCCTCATTTTTTGATTTTAAACGGGCCGAATGTCAATCGGCTGGGGGAGCGTGAGCCGGAGGTATTCGGCCGCCGGACACTGACCGACATTGAAACAGATCTTTTTCGATTTGCTGAAGCTTTACATATCCAGCTCACTTTCTTCCAGTCTAATCACGAAGGTGATTTGATAGATGCCATCCATGAGGCAGCGGAGCAATACGACGGCATTGTTCTGAACTCTGGCGCGCTGTGCCATTACAGCTATGCAATCAGGGATGCTGTCTCGAGCATCGGCCTTCCTGTGGTTGAGGTGCATGTATCAAACTTATATGCAAGGGAGGAATTCAGACATCAGTCGGTCATTGCTCCAGTTGCGAAAGGACAGATTGTCGGACTTGGAGCTGAAGGCTATAAGCTTGCGATTCGCTACTTATTAAGCCAGCAAGGGGGAGAATAA
- a CDS encoding DUF1385 domain-containing protein — MSKHKIPPAYGGQAVVEGVMFGGKHHYVTAIRRTDGSIDFFKLPRKRNPKLNIVKKIPFLRGIAAIIEASANGTKHLNFSSERYGLDPSEDETLEQEEKKASGLSMYLSLAVIGVLSFLFSKFVFTLVPVFLAELTRPIFSSDTAQIAVESLFKLILLLGYIYFLSMTPLIKRVFQYHGAEHKVINCYEQNLPITVENVQNQSRLHYRCGSSFILFTIIVGMFVYLLVPTDPLWLRVIDRVALIPVVLGISFEVLQLTNKVRDIAGLKWLGYPGLWLQLLTTKEPADDQVEVAIESFNELLRLEEMSEQNQKPSHNVI; from the coding sequence ATGTCAAAACATAAAATTCCTCCCGCTTACGGCGGGCAGGCAGTTGTAGAAGGCGTTATGTTTGGCGGAAAGCATCATTACGTTACAGCAATCAGAAGAACGGATGGAAGCATCGACTTTTTTAAGCTTCCCCGCAAACGCAACCCGAAACTGAACATCGTGAAAAAGATTCCGTTTTTACGAGGGATCGCGGCCATTATTGAAGCGAGCGCAAACGGCACCAAGCATTTGAATTTTTCTAGCGAACGTTACGGGCTTGATCCATCTGAAGACGAGACACTTGAGCAGGAAGAAAAAAAAGCCTCCGGGCTGTCTATGTATCTCAGCCTCGCGGTTATCGGCGTCTTATCATTTTTGTTCAGTAAATTCGTATTTACATTGGTTCCTGTTTTTTTAGCTGAACTGACAAGGCCGATTTTTTCATCAGACACAGCGCAAATCGCGGTTGAAAGCCTGTTTAAGTTGATTTTGCTGCTCGGTTATATTTATTTTTTATCCATGACACCGCTCATTAAAAGAGTGTTTCAATATCATGGAGCCGAACATAAAGTCATAAACTGTTATGAACAGAATTTGCCAATTACAGTAGAGAATGTTCAAAACCAATCTCGGCTTCATTACCGCTGCGGATCAAGCTTTATTTTATTTACAATTATTGTCGGCATGTTTGTCTATTTGCTTGTTCCGACAGATCCGCTTTGGCTGCGTGTAATAGATCGTGTCGCACTGATACCGGTCGTACTCGGCATATCCTTTGAAGTTCTGCAGCTGACAAACAAAGTGCGTGATATTGCCGGACTGAAATGGCTTGGGTACCCGGGTCTCTGGCTTCAGCTGTTAACAACAAAAGAACCTGCGGATGACCAGGTTGAAGTTGCCATCGAAAGCTTTAACGAGCTTCTCAGACTCGAAGAAATGTCTGAACAAAATCAAAAGCCTTCTCACAACGTCATCTAA
- a CDS encoding YqhV family protein codes for MKFLLGNINSTVLTMAGLRVLSSMIELTAAIIMLVTNDVRKAVVVNSILAIVGPLIFIITMTVGIYQIAGQLSYAKLILIFTGVILILAGVHK; via the coding sequence ATGAAATTTTTGCTTGGAAATATCAATTCTACTGTTTTAACAATGGCCGGGTTGCGAGTTTTATCCTCTATGATTGAGCTGACGGCAGCGATTATCATGCTTGTGACAAATGATGTCCGGAAGGCGGTTGTGGTTAACAGCATTCTCGCTATTGTCGGTCCGCTGATTTTTATCATCACTATGACTGTCGGAATCTACCAAATTGCCGGGCAGCTGTCGTATGCAAAGCTGATTCTGATTTTCACCGGTGTGATTTTGATTCTGGCGGGTGTTCATAAATAA
- the papA gene encoding aminopeptidase PapA, with protein sequence MKLEKLRDQLGQLGIDGMLITSSTNVRYMTGFTGSAGLAVISGDRAAFITDFRYTEQAKVQVKGFEIIEHGGSLIQTTADTVEAFGIKRLGFEQNSMTYGTYASYSAVISEAELVPVAESVEKLRLIKSSEEIKILEEAAKIADDAFKHILTFMKPGISEIAVANELEFYMRSQGADSSSFDMIVASGLRSSLPHGVASDKLIESGDLVTLDFGAYYKGYCSDMTRTVAVGQPSDRLKEIYQVVFDAQTLGVAHMKPGMTGKEADALTRDHIAAKGYGKYFGHSTGHGLGMEVHESPGLSVRSSAILEPGMVVTVEPGIYIPETGGVRIEDDIVITENGNRTITHSPKELIIL encoded by the coding sequence ATGAAACTAGAGAAATTAAGAGACCAGTTAGGACAGCTCGGGATTGACGGAATGCTGATTACAAGCAGCACGAATGTACGCTATATGACAGGATTTACAGGTTCGGCGGGCCTCGCTGTGATATCAGGTGACAGGGCAGCGTTTATTACGGATTTTCGTTATACAGAGCAGGCGAAGGTTCAGGTAAAGGGCTTTGAAATCATTGAGCATGGCGGAAGCCTGATTCAGACCACCGCCGACACGGTTGAAGCGTTCGGCATCAAGCGCCTTGGCTTTGAGCAAAACAGCATGACATACGGCACATATGCGTCGTACAGCGCGGTTATCAGCGAGGCTGAATTAGTGCCCGTGGCTGAATCTGTGGAAAAGTTGCGCTTGATTAAGTCTAGTGAAGAGATTAAGATATTAGAGGAAGCTGCGAAGATTGCAGATGATGCCTTTAAACATATCTTGACGTTTATGAAACCCGGCATTTCTGAAATCGCTGTTGCCAATGAGCTGGAGTTTTATATGAGAAGCCAGGGAGCTGACAGCTCTTCTTTTGATATGATTGTCGCCTCGGGCCTTCGGTCAAGCCTTCCGCATGGTGTGGCCAGTGACAAACTGATTGAAAGCGGAGACCTTGTTACGCTTGATTTTGGTGCTTATTATAAAGGATATTGTTCTGATATGACCCGAACGGTCGCTGTAGGTCAGCCCAGTGATCGGTTAAAGGAGATTTATCAGGTCGTATTTGATGCTCAGACATTAGGCGTCGCACATATGAAGCCGGGAATGACAGGGAAAGAAGCCGACGCCCTCACAAGGGATCACATTGCGGCAAAAGGCTACGGTAAATATTTCGGCCATTCAACCGGACACGGACTCGGCATGGAAGTGCATGAATCGCCGGGATTGTCCGTCAGATCTTCAGCTATCCTTGAACCGGGCATGGTGGTCACAGTGGAGCCGGGCATTTACATACCAGAAACAGGCGGTGTCCGCATAGAAGATGACATCGTGATTACAGAAAACGGCAACCGGACAATCACCCATTCCCCAAAAGAACTTATTATTTTGTGA
- the efp gene encoding elongation factor P: protein MISVNDFRTGLTIEVDGGIWRVVDFQHVKPGKGAAFVRSKLRNLRTGAIQEKTFRAGEKVAKAQIETKTMQYLYANGDQHVFMDTSSYEQLELSETQIEEELKYLLENMSVHIMMYQDETLGIELPNTVELKVVETEPGIKGDTASGGTKPAKTETGLIVNVPFFVNEGDTLVVNTSDGSYVSRA from the coding sequence ATGATTTCAGTTAACGATTTCCGTACAGGATTAACAATCGAAGTAGACGGCGGCATTTGGCGCGTCGTTGACTTCCAGCACGTAAAACCTGGTAAAGGCGCGGCGTTTGTCCGCTCTAAACTCCGCAACCTTCGCACTGGCGCGATTCAGGAAAAAACATTCCGCGCAGGTGAAAAAGTAGCGAAGGCGCAAATTGAAACAAAAACAATGCAATACCTATATGCAAACGGAGATCAGCATGTATTTATGGATACTTCTTCTTATGAGCAGCTTGAACTAAGCGAGACTCAAATCGAAGAGGAATTAAAATACCTGCTTGAAAACATGTCTGTGCATATTATGATGTACCAAGATGAGACGCTCGGTATCGAACTTCCAAACACAGTTGAACTGAAAGTTGTTGAAACTGAACCTGGCATTAAAGGTGATACAGCATCTGGCGGTACAAAACCTGCGAAAACGGAAACCGGCCTTATTGTAAACGTGCCGTTCTTTGTGAATGAAGGCGACACACTTGTTGTCAACACATCTGACGGTTCATACGTTTCAAGAGCATAG
- the mntR gene encoding transcriptional regulator MntR: MTTPSMEDYIEQIYMLIEEKGYARVSDIAEALAVHPSSVTKMVQKLDKDEYLIYEKYRGLVLTSKGKKIGKRLVYRHELLEQFLRIIGVEEEKIYNDVEGIEHHLSWNSIDRIGDLVQYFEEDDARKKHLKSIQKKTEDHNQ, from the coding sequence ATGACAACACCAAGTATGGAAGATTATATTGAACAGATTTATATGCTGATTGAAGAAAAAGGATATGCGCGGGTTTCCGATATTGCGGAAGCATTGGCAGTCCACCCCTCCTCTGTAACGAAAATGGTTCAAAAACTAGATAAAGACGAATATTTAATTTATGAAAAATATCGCGGTCTCGTGTTAACGTCTAAAGGGAAAAAAATAGGCAAACGGCTGGTTTACAGACATGAATTGCTTGAGCAGTTTTTAAGAATCATTGGTGTTGAAGAAGAGAAAATATATAACGATGTCGAAGGAATCGAACATCACTTAAGCTGGAACAGCATTGATCGCATCGGGGATCTTGTTCAATATTTTGAAGAAGATGATGCCCGCAAAAAACATCTGAAATCAATCCAAAAGAAAACAGAAGACCATAATCAGTAA
- a CDS encoding SA1362 family protein: MNHRVQPIIAVLIALGAFGFLYVLITDPGEMAKMAVTIIVAGIIIYFIVKYVMKRNAGSEGAAFKKAAKQSRRRMKEQKAKHRAGHKGRVSHLRSVPSASKPKPMILKKKSQTQLTVIEGKKNKKKNRALF, encoded by the coding sequence ATGAATCATCGTGTACAACCTATTATTGCTGTATTAATTGCGCTGGGTGCGTTCGGTTTTCTCTATGTGCTGATAACCGATCCCGGAGAAATGGCAAAAATGGCGGTAACCATCATCGTGGCAGGCATCATTATTTACTTTATTGTAAAATATGTAATGAAACGAAATGCGGGCAGCGAAGGAGCGGCCTTCAAAAAAGCGGCGAAACAATCCCGGCGCCGGATGAAAGAACAAAAAGCGAAACACCGCGCCGGACATAAGGGACGTGTCAGCCACCTGCGAAGCGTTCCGAGCGCCAGCAAGCCTAAGCCGATGATTCTCAAGAAAAAAAGCCAGACTCAGCTAACTGTTATAGAAGGGAAAAAAAACAAAAAGAAAAACAGAGCGCTTTTTTAG
- the lipM gene encoding octanoyltransferase LipM codes for MEKETWRFIDSGNANPAFNMALDEALLYWHSEKKIPPVIRFYGWNPATLSVGYFQNIKKEINFEAVHKYNLGFVRRPTGGRGVLHDQELTYSVIVSEEHPEMPATVTEAYRVISEGILQGFRNLGLDAYFAIPRTEKEKESLKNPRSSVCFDAPSWYELVVEGRKVAGSAQTRQKGVILQHGSILLDLDEDKLFDLFLYPSERVRERMQRNFKNKAVAINELTEKRVTMDEARKAFKEGFETGLNIHLEPYELSQEELDFVQHLAETKYASDEWNYKR; via the coding sequence ATGGAAAAAGAAACGTGGCGGTTTATAGACTCAGGCAATGCAAATCCTGCATTTAATATGGCGCTTGATGAAGCGCTTTTATATTGGCACAGCGAAAAAAAAATACCCCCGGTTATCCGTTTTTACGGCTGGAATCCGGCGACTCTTTCTGTAGGGTATTTTCAAAATATTAAAAAGGAAATTAATTTTGAAGCAGTACATAAGTATAATCTTGGATTCGTCAGACGCCCAACCGGCGGAAGAGGTGTGCTGCACGATCAAGAATTGACATACAGCGTGATTGTTTCAGAAGAACACCCCGAAATGCCGGCGACGGTCACTGAGGCATACCGAGTCATTTCAGAAGGCATCCTCCAAGGCTTTAGAAATCTCGGTCTGGACGCTTACTTTGCCATCCCGAGAACTGAAAAAGAAAAAGAAAGCTTAAAAAATCCGCGGTCATCTGTTTGTTTTGACGCGCCTTCGTGGTATGAGCTTGTCGTCGAGGGACGCAAGGTGGCGGGAAGCGCGCAAACAAGACAAAAAGGCGTGATCCTTCAGCATGGCTCTATTCTCCTTGATTTGGATGAGGACAAGCTGTTTGATCTGTTTTTGTATCCGAGTGAAAGAGTCAGAGAGCGGATGCAGCGCAATTTCAAAAATAAAGCTGTTGCCATTAACGAACTCACTGAAAAGCGGGTAACGATGGACGAGGCCCGTAAAGCCTTTAAAGAAGGGTTTGAAACAGGCCTTAACATTCATTTGGAGCCATACGAACTGTCTCAGGAAGAGCTTGATTTTGTACAACACTTGGCAGAAACAAAGTACGCTTCAGATGAATGGAATTACAAGCGGTAA
- a CDS encoding patatin-like phospholipase family protein, with protein MYIDCVFSGGGVKGIALAGAYEALEEKGFRFKRLAGTSAGAIIAAFIASGYTSKEINALIEEVDGEKLLDQRYSFLPLKMLQWVSIYWRLGLYKGDTLEKWIADLLRAKGIRVFGDLQKGSLRLIASDLTNGTMIILPDDLVRYGLNPDMFPVARAVRMSCSIPYFFEPIKLKTDTDTATVVDGGVLSNFPIWLFSKERKRPVIGVTLAPRERERPRKNIRNAFELFGALFETMKDAHDARHIASRYEQNIIFLPVDDVMATDFQLTQQKKLALIELGKRRTEQFLKQWTY; from the coding sequence ATGTATATTGACTGTGTATTTTCCGGCGGAGGAGTAAAAGGCATTGCCCTTGCAGGCGCTTATGAAGCGCTTGAGGAAAAAGGCTTTCGCTTTAAAAGGCTTGCGGGTACAAGCGCGGGCGCAATTATTGCCGCTTTCATTGCATCTGGTTACACCAGTAAGGAAATCAACGCGTTAATTGAAGAAGTGGACGGAGAGAAACTGCTGGATCAGCGGTACTCATTTCTCCCCTTAAAAATGCTCCAATGGGTGTCCATTTACTGGCGCCTTGGCTTATATAAAGGAGATACGTTAGAAAAGTGGATTGCTGATTTGTTAAGAGCGAAAGGCATACGGGTTTTCGGTGATTTGCAGAAAGGGTCTCTTCGCCTTATCGCTTCTGATCTGACAAACGGCACCATGATCATTTTGCCGGACGATTTGGTCCGTTACGGGCTAAATCCCGATATGTTTCCGGTGGCCAGAGCGGTAAGAATGAGCTGCAGCATACCGTATTTTTTTGAGCCGATAAAATTAAAAACGGATACAGACACCGCCACGGTTGTTGACGGAGGGGTGTTAAGCAACTTTCCCATCTGGCTGTTTTCAAAGGAAAGAAAGCGCCCTGTGATTGGTGTAACACTTGCGCCGCGGGAAAGGGAGCGTCCGAGAAAAAATATCCGCAACGCTTTCGAACTGTTCGGCGCCCTGTTTGAAACGATGAAGGATGCGCATGACGCAAGGCACATTGCGTCACGCTATGAACAAAACATCATATTTCTCCCGGTTGACGACGTAATGGCAACCGATTTTCAATTAACACAACAAAAAAAACTAGCCCTGATTGAGCTAGGTAAAAGACGGACAGAGCAGTTTTTAAAACAGTGGACCTACTAA
- a CDS encoding Gfo/Idh/MocA family protein yields the protein MKKIGIIGAGGIARAHATALSTIKNAELAGVYDINQQQAASFVKTFGGKTYEHVDELIDVSEGIIVASPNFCHKEHALQALAKHKHVLCEKPMAISLEEASIMKDTAERLDVRACMGFNYRYLPYVNILKSLIINNELGNILSIKVHFKKNSAIRRKKFTWRDDANSKKTSGSLGDLGIHLIDMVWYLFESDFIPESVRAKMNTNVKTKEEKQVLVDDYAEIYGQLKNKVFVNIITSKSSVPEDCGFSIEVVGHKKEFKYHTGNPHVYKLIDGLYAVDCPVPQSLLNDPPNEFYGWADSFRSELINWIESTQKDWVEIPSFIDGFRSQEVLEMFFEKDSNFQKMSV from the coding sequence GAAGATTGGAATCATAGGTGCAGGTGGTATTGCAAGAGCGCATGCAACGGCTTTATCTACAATAAAAAATGCAGAATTAGCAGGGGTGTATGATATAAATCAACAACAGGCGGCAAGCTTTGTTAAAACGTTCGGTGGGAAGACATATGAACATGTAGATGAACTAATTGATGTCTCAGAAGGTATCATTGTAGCATCCCCAAACTTTTGCCATAAAGAACATGCTTTGCAAGCATTAGCAAAACATAAGCATGTATTGTGTGAAAAGCCTATGGCCATTTCTCTTGAGGAAGCAAGCATAATGAAAGATACTGCTGAAAGGTTAGACGTCAGAGCTTGTATGGGATTTAATTATAGATATTTGCCTTACGTAAATATCTTAAAAAGTTTAATCATCAATAATGAATTAGGCAATATCCTGTCCATAAAAGTACATTTCAAGAAAAATAGTGCAATTAGACGCAAGAAGTTTACTTGGAGAGATGACGCTAATAGTAAGAAGACTAGTGGATCATTGGGGGATCTGGGTATTCATCTTATCGACATGGTATGGTATTTGTTTGAGAGTGATTTCATCCCAGAATCAGTAAGAGCAAAGATGAACACAAATGTAAAAACAAAAGAAGAAAAACAGGTACTTGTAGATGACTATGCGGAAATTTATGGTCAACTGAAAAACAAGGTATTTGTCAATATCATCACATCAAAAAGCTCTGTACCTGAAGACTGTGGTTTTAGCATCGAGGTAGTGGGGCACAAAAAAGAGTTTAAATACCACACAGGTAATCCTCACGTTTACAAGCTCATTGATGGCTTGTACGCGGTAGACTGCCCAGTGCCGCAAAGTTTGTTAAATGATCCGCCAAACGAATTTTATGGTTGGGCTGATTCTTTTAGAAGCGAGTTAATCAATTGGATTGAATCAACTCAGAAAGATTGGGTTGAGATTCCTTCTTTTATCGATGGTTTTAGATCTCAGGAAGTATTGGAAATGTTCTTTGAGAAAGATAGCAACTTTCAAAAAATGTCTGTTTAG
- a CDS encoding MFS transporter, protein MVRGTYLFGYAFFFTVGIIHISTGSLTPFLLESFNKTTDDISVIIFFQFTGFLSGVLMAPLMIKKYSHFRTLTFALTIMLVALSLFFLTKDWYYIVVMAFLLGYGAGTLETTVGSFVIANFASNAEKMSKLEVLFGLGALSFPLFINSFININNWYVPYYCIFTFLFVLLAGWLMFLSKNRKYTKNANQQVSLPDAGAFQYFIGDRKKSKQLGFFVFFAFLYAGIETNFANFLPSIMINQDNAQISLISVSFFWVGIIIGRILIGLVSRRLDFSKYLLFSCSCLIVLLIAFSYISNPIIQLGGTFLIGLCIAGIFPIALTLASIMIQKYVDEVTSLFIASASFGGAIISFLIGWSLNQDTILLTMGIFTTMAMILVGISVKIRRTKREDPISIESKASKTQ, encoded by the coding sequence ATGGTAAGAGGGACATACTTATTTGGATATGCTTTCTTTTTTACAGTGGGCATTATCCATATCTCAACAGGGAGTTTGACACCATTTTTATTAGAGTCTTTTAACAAGACAACAGACGACATTTCGGTCATCATTTTCTTTCAGTTTACCGGTTTCCTAAGCGGCGTATTAATGGCACCGTTAATGATTAAGAAATACAGTCACTTTAGGACACTGACGTTCGCTTTAACCATCATGCTTGTGGCGTTAAGTCTCTTTTTTCTAACCAAAGATTGGTATTATATTGTTGTAATGGCTTTTCTTTTAGGATATGGGGCAGGTACATTAGAAACAACAGTTGGTTCCTTTGTCATTGCTAATTTTGCAAGTAATGCAGAAAAAATGAGTAAGTTGGAAGTCCTTTTCGGATTAGGCGCTTTATCTTTTCCATTATTCATTAATTCCTTCATCAATATTAATAACTGGTATGTACCATATTACTGCATATTCACCTTTTTGTTTGTCCTATTAGCAGGGTGGTTAATGTTCTTATCTAAGAACAGAAAGTACACTAAGAACGCTAACCAGCAAGTGTCCCTGCCAGATGCAGGAGCCTTTCAATACTTTATAGGAGATAGAAAAAAATCAAAGCAGTTAGGCTTTTTTGTATTTTTTGCTTTCCTATATGCTGGAATTGAAACGAATTTTGCCAACTTTTTACCTTCCATCATGATAAACCAAGACAATGCACAAATTAGCCTTATAAGTGTCTCCTTTTTCTGGGTGGGGATCATCATAGGAAGAATCCTGATTGGTTTAGTAAGCAGAAGGCTTGATTTTTCGAAGTATCTTCTATTTAGTTGCAGTTGTTTAATTGTTTTGTTGATTGCCTTCTCTTATATAAGCAACCCAATCATTCAATTGGGTGGTACATTTTTGATTGGTCTGTGTATAGCGGGCATATTTCCCATTGCATTAACACTAGCCTCAATCATGATTCAAAAGTACGTTGACGAAGTGACAAGTTTATTTATTGCTTCGGCAAGTTTCGGAGGAGCGATCATTTCTTTCTTAATCGGATGGAGTTTAAATCAGGATACGATCTTATTAACCATGGGGATATTTACAACGATGGCGATGATTTTAGTAGGCATATCTGTAAAGATTAGGAGAACGAAAAGAGAAGACCCTATTTCAATTGAAAGCAAAGCTTCAAAAACACAGTAA
- a CDS encoding rhodanese-like domain-containing protein, which yields MSNMIVLIIFAAFLVYMIASYVYQQRIMKTLTEEEFRAGYRKAQLIDVREPNEFEGGHILGARNIPLSQLKQRKNEIRPDKPVYLYCQNSVRSGRAAQTLRKNGCTEIYNLKGGFKKWGGKIKAKK from the coding sequence TTGTCTAATATGATCGTTTTGATTATTTTTGCTGCGTTTCTCGTGTATATGATTGCTTCATATGTCTATCAGCAGCGAATTATGAAAACACTTACGGAAGAAGAATTCCGCGCGGGTTACCGAAAAGCGCAGCTGATTGATGTTCGTGAGCCCAATGAGTTTGAGGGCGGGCATATTTTAGGCGCCCGCAACATTCCGCTCTCCCAGCTGAAACAGAGAAAAAATGAAATCCGTCCGGACAAGCCTGTTTATCTGTACTGCCAAAACAGCGTCCGCAGCGGACGCGCGGCACAAACCCTGCGCAAAAACGGCTGCACTGAAATTTACAACCTAAAAGGCGGCTTTAAAAAATGGGGCGGAAAGATTAAAGCAAAGAAATAA
- a CDS encoding YqhR family membrane protein, whose amino-acid sequence MMTSEKNTEQHEQSNEKQGPPVPMAGRVAATGFFGGVLWSFIAYIAYLFHFSEVSPNMILQPFVLGEWKKHGLGTVVSIILIGILSIGAAFLYFLLLKRLKTMWPGILYGLLLWLLVFFVFNPIFPDVRAVTELKADTVMTTICIYLLYGLFVGYSISFEYNELNSEKLARALGTAHRE is encoded by the coding sequence ATGATGACAAGCGAAAAAAACACAGAACAACATGAACAATCGAATGAGAAGCAGGGGCCGCCTGTTCCGATGGCCGGAAGGGTGGCGGCAACAGGTTTTTTCGGAGGCGTATTATGGAGTTTTATCGCTTATATTGCGTATTTGTTTCATTTTTCTGAAGTCAGCCCGAATATGATTTTACAGCCGTTTGTACTCGGAGAGTGGAAAAAACATGGACTGGGAACAGTAGTCAGCATCATTTTAATCGGCATTCTATCAATCGGTGCAGCATTTCTATATTTTCTTCTTTTGAAACGGCTGAAAACAATGTGGCCGGGCATTTTATACGGCTTGCTGCTTTGGCTGCTCGTGTTTTTTGTTTTCAATCCCATTTTTCCTGATGTTCGCGCGGTGACCGAACTGAAAGCAGATACAGTTATGACGACCATTTGCATCTATTTGCTTTACGGGCTGTTTGTCGGTTATTCCATCTCATTTGAATACAATGAGCTGAATTCGGAAAAGCTTGCACGTGCGCTGGGAACAGCGCATAGAGAATAG
- the spoIIIAB gene encoding stage III sporulation protein SpoIIIAB, giving the protein MLKLLGAVFIVVATTWTGFEMAKMYTERPRQIRQLRAALQSLEAEIMYGHTPLHLASQQIAKQLAQPVSALFTTFSNQLDKGSDSAKMAWEQSLKKVWDSMSLKKSEYEVLKQFGETLGIHDQISQQKHIKLALTHLEASEADAEQAQAKNEKMIKSLGFLAGLLLILLLM; this is encoded by the coding sequence ATGCTGAAGCTGCTGGGCGCTGTATTCATTGTGGTGGCGACAACATGGACAGGTTTTGAGATGGCGAAAATGTATACGGAACGGCCTCGTCAAATCCGCCAGCTGCGTGCGGCGCTCCAATCCCTCGAGGCTGAAATCATGTACGGCCATACGCCGCTTCATCTCGCTTCACAGCAGATTGCCAAGCAGCTGGCACAGCCTGTTTCGGCTCTTTTCACCACATTCAGTAATCAGCTGGACAAGGGAAGCGATTCCGCAAAAATGGCGTGGGAGCAAAGCTTAAAGAAGGTGTGGGACAGCATGTCTTTGAAAAAAAGCGAATATGAAGTGTTGAAGCAATTTGGCGAGACGCTCGGGATTCATGACCAAATCTCGCAGCAAAAGCATATCAAGCTGGCCCTTACACACTTGGAAGCCTCCGAAGCGGATGCTGAGCAGGCACAGGCGAAAAATGAAAAGATGATAAAAAGTTTGGGCTTTTTAGCGGGCTTGTTACTCATTCTTCTATTGATGTAA
- the spoIIIAA gene encoding stage III sporulation protein AA, with protein MNEIAEVLPESMKNALSEMPEHQWLEIEEIRIRVNRPVELIRKGQPVFLSYSGTAEDAHLILSRLSNYSMYTLEEELKKGYVTIRGGHRVGLAGRVITENGGVKGLRDIASFNIRIARQKLGIAEPLLPYLFQDSWLNTLIIGPPQTGKTTLLRDLARLSSTGKNGMSPAKTGIVDERSEIAGCLRGIPQHQFGQRIDVLDACPKAEGLMMMIRSMSPEVIIVDEIGRIEDTDALLEALHAGVSVIVSAHGWSISDLMKRPSLKRLWEERAFDRYLELSRAKGPGTISRIYDKDGNVLSGTMGVKTC; from the coding sequence TTGAATGAAATCGCTGAGGTTCTCCCTGAATCCATGAAAAACGCCCTTTCTGAAATGCCGGAACATCAATGGCTGGAAATCGAAGAAATCAGAATTCGGGTCAACCGCCCTGTTGAATTGATTCGGAAAGGACAACCTGTTTTTTTGTCCTATTCGGGCACGGCTGAGGATGCCCATCTGATCCTCAGCCGGCTTAGCAACTATAGTATGTATACGCTCGAAGAAGAGCTGAAGAAAGGGTATGTCACGATCAGAGGCGGCCACAGAGTCGGATTGGCAGGCAGAGTCATTACGGAAAACGGAGGTGTGAAAGGCCTCCGTGACATCGCATCTTTTAATATACGAATTGCCCGGCAAAAACTGGGGATTGCGGAGCCGCTGCTTCCATACTTATTTCAAGACAGCTGGCTGAATACGCTGATTATCGGTCCGCCGCAAACTGGTAAAACGACACTTCTACGAGATCTTGCGAGACTCTCGAGCACCGGCAAAAACGGCATGTCACCCGCAAAAACAGGAATCGTCGATGAACGTTCAGAAATTGCCGGATGTCTGCGCGGCATTCCCCAGCATCAATTCGGACAGAGGATTGACGTGTTAGACGCCTGTCCAAAGGCTGAGGGTCTGATGATGATGATTCGGTCTATGAGCCCTGAGGTGATCATCGTTGATGAAATTGGACGTATAGAAGATACAGATGCCCTTCTTGAGGCGCTGCATGCAGGGGTTTCAGTCATCGTATCGGCGCATGGCTGGAGTATATCTGATCTGATGAAGCGCCCTTCATTAAAGCGTTTGTGGGAAGAAAGAGCCTTTGACCGCTATTTGGAATTATCGAGAGCGAAGGGGCCGGGCACAATAAGCCGCATTTACGATAAAGATGGGAATGTGCTGTCTGGCACGATGGGCGTGAAGACATGCTGA